GACCGGATGCCAGGACGCTCTCCCGCACGGGGTCGCCGGTGTTCCGGCCCACCCTACCAACGGGAGGCAGGCGCGGCGGAGGCCACCAAGGCGGAGAACAGGGGGCTGTCGGCGGAGGTCTCGGGGTGCCACTGCACGCCGAGCGCGAACGGGTGTCCCGCGAGCTCGACCGCCTCGACGGTGCCGTCCTCGGCGACGGCGGACACCGTCAGCCCGTCGCCGAGCCGGTCCACCGCCTGGTGGTGGTAGTGCGCGGCGTCGGCCGGCCCGGCGCCGAGCACGCCGGCCAGCTTGCTGCCTTCGGCGACCCGCACCGGCAGGTGACCGAACTCACCGGGTGCCGGCGCGTGCGCCGCGTGGCCGACGACGTCCGGCAGGTGCTGGTGCAGGGTGCCGCCGAGGTGGACGTTGAGCACCTGCAGGCCGCGGCAGATGCCGAGCAGCGGCAACCCGGCGGCGAGCGCCGCGCCGACCAGCGCGAACTCCGCCTCGTCCCGGAAGCCGCGCACGTACCCGGTCCGGTCGTGCGGCGCCGCGCCGTACCTGGCGGGGTCCAGGTCGCCGCCGCCGGCGACGATGAGCCCGTCCAGCCGCTCCACGAGCGGCGCCGGGTCCCCGCTGGGTGGCACGATCACGGGCTGGCCGCCGGCCGCCGCGACCCGCTCGACGTAGTCGTACGGCAGCAGCGCGGCCGTCATCCGCCATACGGTGAAGGCGGCGGGTTCGACGTAGCAGGTGATGCCGATGACCGGCCGGTACGTCCCCATCACAGCGGGGTGACGTACGCGCCGGAGATGCCGCCGTCCACCAGGAACTCGGCCCCGGTGATGAAGCTCGCGTCGTCGGAGGCGAGGAACGCGACCGCCGCGGCGATCTCGGACGCCTCGGCGAACCGGCCCATCGGCACGTGCACCAGCCGCCGTTGCGCACGCTCGGGGTCCTTGGCGAACAGTTCCCGCAGCAACGGCGTGTCCACCGGCCCCGGGCACAGCGCGTTCACGCGGATCCCTTCGCGTGCGAACTGCACGCCGAGTTCCCTGGTCATGGACAGCACGCCGCCTTTGGACGCGGTGTAGGAGATCTGGGACGTCGCCGACCCCATCACCGCGACGAACGACGCGGTGTTGATGATGGACCCCTTGCCCTGCCGCCGCATGTGCGGGATGGCGTGCTTGCAGCACAGGTACACGCTGGTGAGGTTGACCTCCTGCACCCGCCGCCACGCCTCGATGCCGGTGGTCAGGATGGAGTCGTCGTCCGGCGGCGAGATGCCGGCGTTGTTGAAGGCGACGTCCAGACGGCCGTACGTCTCGACGGCCGTCTCGAACATGCGGGCCACGTCCTCCTCGCTGGTGACGTCGACCCGGACGAACAGCCCGCCGACCTCGTCGGCGATCTTGGCACCTCCCTCCTCGTCGAGGTCGGCGCACACGACCTTGGCGCCTTCCTCGGCGAGCCGGCGCGCGGTGGCGAGCCCGATGCCTCCCGCCGCTCCGGTGATCACGGCGACACGGTCCTGCAGACGTTGCATATCGGCGATCTCTCCTGATCTCAGTGAGCGATGAAGACGTTCTTGGTCTCGGTGAAGGCGGCCAGCGCGTCCGGTCCGAGCTCACGGCCGAGCCCGGACTCCTTGTAGCCGCCGAACGGCGTCCAGTACCGCACCGAGGAGTGCGAGTTGACCGAGAGGTTCCCCGCCTCGACGGCCCGCGCCACCCGCAGCGCACGGCCGACGTTCTCGGTCCAGATGGATCCCGACAGTCCGTACGGCGTGTCGTTGGCGATGCGCACGGCGTGCGCCTCGTCGTCGAACGGCACCACGCCGACCACCGGACCGAAGATCTCCTCGGTGAAGGCCCGCTCGTCCAGCGCGGCGTGCGTGAGCACGGTCGGCGGGAACCAGAACCCCTTCCCCGCCGGACAGGTGCCCTGGAAACGCGGCGTGCCGGTCACGTACGACGCGACCCGGTCGCGGTGGTCGGCGCTGATCAGCGGCCCCATGTCGGTGCCGGGGTCGCGCGGGTCCCCGACGACGACGGCCGCCACGGCACGCTCCAGCCGTTCCAGGAACTCCTCGTACACCGGCCGCTCCACC
The window above is part of the Sphaerisporangium rubeum genome. Proteins encoded here:
- a CDS encoding 3-oxoacyl-ACP reductase, producing the protein MQRLQDRVAVITGAAGGIGLATARRLAEEGAKVVCADLDEEGGAKIADEVGGLFVRVDVTSEEDVARMFETAVETYGRLDVAFNNAGISPPDDDSILTTGIEAWRRVQEVNLTSVYLCCKHAIPHMRRQGKGSIINTASFVAVMGSATSQISYTASKGGVLSMTRELGVQFAREGIRVNALCPGPVDTPLLRELFAKDPERAQRRLVHVPMGRFAEASEIAAAVAFLASDDASFITGAEFLVDGGISGAYVTPL
- a CDS encoding gamma-glutamyl-gamma-aminobutyrate hydrolase family protein, whose protein sequence is MGTYRPVIGITCYVEPAAFTVWRMTAALLPYDYVERVAAAGGQPVIVPPSGDPAPLVERLDGLIVAGGGDLDPARYGAAPHDRTGYVRGFRDEAEFALVGAALAAGLPLLGICRGLQVLNVHLGGTLHQHLPDVVGHAAHAPAPGEFGHLPVRVAEGSKLAGVLGAGPADAAHYHHQAVDRLGDGLTVSAVAEDGTVEAVELAGHPFALGVQWHPETSADSPLFSALVASAAPASRW